From a region of the Acyrthosiphon pisum isolate AL4f unplaced genomic scaffold, pea_aphid_22Mar2018_4r6ur Scaffold_6488;HRSCAF=7053, whole genome shotgun sequence genome:
- the LOC103311564 gene encoding uncharacterized protein K02A2.6-like produces MARNCNECINARPNPPKSVLTPWKWPQRQWTRVHCDFLGPYKNKTFLIIVDATTKWLEVFQVNSMTAQTVITKLSELIARFGIPRTITTDNAKCFNGDEFQSYCKTLGIRHLTGAPFHPASNGFAESG; encoded by the coding sequence ATGGCCCGAAACTGCAATGAATGCATAAATGCGAGACCTAATCCTCCTAAGTCAGTACTAACTCCGTGGAAATGGCCACAAAGACAATGGACGAGAGTGCATTGCGATTTCTTAGGTccgtacaaaaacaaaacattcctAATTATTGTCGATGCAACCACAAAGTGGCTAGAAGTTTTTCAAGTAAATTCGATGACAGCACAAACGGTCATAACAAAACTGTCTGAGTTAATTGCACGTTTTGGCATTCCCAGAACAATAACAACTGACAatgcaaaatgttttaatggcgATGAATTCCAGTCATATTGCAAGACACTAGGTATCAGGCACTTGACAGGGGCACCTTTCCACCCAGCCTCAAATGGATTTGCCGAATCTGGA